The Panicum virgatum strain AP13 chromosome 6K, P.virgatum_v5, whole genome shotgun sequence nucleotide sequence TACTTTCCACAATCACAAAGGCCAATTATAAATGACGAGTACCCACGTACATCTGGTTTCACTCCCATTTCAATCATCCCAATCCACACTTGGAATGCTTCATCTGCCTTCTTTGCTTGAAAAAGCGACCTAGTGACTATGTACAATGAATGAGAATCCAGCGTCAACTGAAAGCACTTCATTTGCTCATAAGCTGCGACAACCATATTGGACTCACCACTCTGTGATCCAAATTTGAGCACAAAGTTGCAAGCCCAAACTGTTGGGAGAAATCCAAGCCTGCAAAGGTGACAAAATTCCTCTATTGTTGCTTGTGCACCGTAGCATGTGGTGTATGCCTTGATCAAGCAATTTACAGCAAACGAGAGCACGTGAGAAGTGACACATGTTTTCCTGAGGTGATCAAGCAGTGTTAAGATTTCTGGACTGCCACTATCAGTTGCTGAGATAATATCACAAAATAAGGACACCAGCATCTTCCCCTGGAATGAATGGGATAAAATTTGTGTGATTTCTGAGAAGGTTGAGAAGTCATGGTGAAACCCAAGGCTCTGTGTATCTTTAAAGTAGGCAAATGCAACAGCAGGCTTCCTCCTCAGGCAGCGGAGCGTCTGCACAACACTGTCAGAGCTCAGAGACCGGCGTCGTTTACGGAAAGGTTCATTATCAGGAGCACAATTCAGCTTTTCATCACCGCTCGAGTCATCTAACTGAGCTGAAGCAGTGAATACAGAGAAGGGGCAGGAAGCAGCTCCCCACGGGAAAACCTTCCTGTGCCTGAACCATTCAGCAGTGCATTTAGGCCACCGCCGCAGGAGCATTGGAGCTATGAATCTTTCAGTTCTTTCTATGACCCATCAACCATtattgataaaaaaaaatattcctGCATCGAAAAAGAAATGTACATGTATAAAAGAAATTTAGATGGTCCCCATTACTGAACAGGAAAACCTAACATTTAAATTCAATGCCCATTGCACATAATGGCTAAATCCAAGTGATGGTTGGAGGAAAGACAATTTCTTGTGAATTTCTGTGTCTATATGTAGTAATGTAACAGTAAATCAGATAAAACAGTTAAAGCCACCAATTACAGGTAAGGATGCAAGCAGGTGTTGCAGTACCCACCAGGTACTTACCTGCAGGCTACAAATGTCTGCCAGGTTTGCTGGCTGAACCCGGAAAGCCCAGCAGAGCCGGCAAGCAGTCATCGAGCACATAATGCAGGACAAGTAGAAGGGAATCTCAAAGTAACAATCACATTTGGACAGCTCTAAGTGAAAGGTTTGTGCAGTGGCGGACCCATGAATTgaaactagggtagtcctagccAAAAATTTCAAAGCGCTAAACCTGAACCCACTGCCATCATCCACAAATGGAGTTTGTTTGACCCCGTACCACTACTATCATTCACAAATCACAACTGGAGTAACAGATAGCCCATGCCTATCGACTGAAAGCAAAATAGGTGCAGGTGGGAAGAATAAGCAAATCTTCTTTGCCTATGCTTCATGTTTCTGAAAAAAGTAGAGCAATGTTTCCATTCCTCGTGACTAAATATCCTGATAGCACACAACAACAATATGCACGGATGCACCAATTATGAATTCAATTAATCACACTATGTCTGAACTCAGAAACAGTACAAATACGGCTATGCTTCATGTTTCTGAAAAAAAGTAGGGCAATGTTTCCATTCTTCATGACTAAGTATCCTGATAACACAcaacaacaaaacacatggatGCTCCAACTACTCAACTCATCACTCCATGCCTGGGATCAGAAACAGTACAAATGGAATCATGGAGCagcgtgagagagagagagagagagaaagaagtaCCGAGTACGGACCAGCACACAGCGCGGACGCGTCGGGGCGGGAGGTGGCTGGTGGCCGCGGGCTGGTGCGCCGCTGCGGAGGCGCCgaggtgcgccgccgcgccggtgtCAGAGCGCGGGCCGCGGGGCCGCGACGGCCGGCCGAagcgggcgagcggcggagccACCCAACACCCCCAAGCAGgcaagcaggggcggcggcgcggcgtggggcggcggcgcaggcagcGCGTCGGGGCAGGAGCAGTGGAAGCGGCGGCGTGTGAGGGCTGAGGGAGAGGTTGACTGTTGGGCCGTTGTTCGGTGTGCGTCAAAAATTCTGAAGTACCAAAGATTCTGTGGGCCAAAATCTAGGGTAGTCCTGGGCCGATGCGGACTACCCTTAGGGTCCGCACTCAGTGTCAAGTCAGCAGATTCGTTCCTTTTTTATCACAAAAAAACTGCATGGAATCACCAAACTCGGGTAGAACCGTCGAAGCAGTGGACTACCTAATGGCAAAGGAGGAAGCTGATCTTGAGAGAGACTTGAAGAAAGAAATTTAGGTGCAACAAAGCCTTTGCTCCGCGGGAAGAAAGGATCAAATTGGAGAGGAGAAATTTGAGTTGGAGAGAGGGCTGGAAGAGGACAAAATTATTATTGCTTTGGATTTGAACACAATGACATACGATCAACAGCAGTATTACGAAGATTGTAAGAATAAAATTCTTTCCAGGCGTTTGAATATCTAGCTTTGTCTACTTTTAATTCAGTCCAGTCAGTCAATTCAGTCAGTTCAGTCGGTCATACTGTATGACTATGGCCTTGATTTTCAATACAATCCGGCATGCCAAAAACAAATTAGGTCATTCCTGCAGGGATACAAACTTGCACCCAAAAATTAGATCATTCTCATTCATACAGGGATCGTACCTCGCGGTATTAGGCACGTTCAGCACGGCAGGAGTCTTCAGCACGTGCGAGTGCTGCGGCAGTGGTGCAGGGGCAGAGAGGAACAGGTATTATGCGCGTTCGATTGCTCGCCGCAGCAACAGCAGAGAAGAAGAATCTCCTCCGGAACAGAACAATAATCCATCGACTCCAAAGGGAGTAAGGACTATGTACCGGCGAAATAAACAAGGCAAATCGTCTAGAGGCgctgcggcgtcggcggcgggtagagggagggcaggcggcggcgctcgctggagggggctcgcggcggcgccgaactgccggcggcggctggcggctgGCGGCTGGCGCGTGGAGTGGTGGGTGGACCACTGGACTGGGAAACTTGGGGTGGATTGTTGGGCTTAGTTGCTTCGCTTTGTTGGGCTGGTCTTGATCGTTGGGCTGCATGTAAACCCATCGAGTCCTCTGGTCCAAACCTGCCTTGTTGAATCAGTAGATACTCCTTCGATCTTAGAATATAGCTATATTTAGGTTTCACCAAGTCAAATCTTTTagtacttcaaaaaaaaagtcaaatcTTTTAGGGTGACACAACAACAAAAAATCAATCGGTTGAAGTCTGGTAAATCTGAATCTTTCAAGCTTTGACTTTGCTATCGTAACAGATAACTTTCCTGTTTAAGATTAATTACTTTCAGAGATATTGTTGGTCAAGAATGAAAATGGTTGACTTGGAAAAGTTCTAAATGTAGCTATAAtatgggatggagggagtagtagtgtttcttttttttcttttttttttgtaaaacacGCATGCGCTTAGCCACTTATAAGCACGCACGGAATCACCTAGCACTTATATACTTGCTTAGTATTTTACCATTTGGGGTTCTAGATGATGCTCACtacatttcaaattataggctgttttgatttttctaggtacatagCTTTTAGATAAGACAAACTATACATTTAGAACTAAACTATATACAGTAAAAATTATGtgttttagaaaaaataaaatgaccTGTAGTTTAAAACGAGAGGGAGTATTACACAAGAGCAACGATGGTGTGTCACAGGATAACCACTATTCTATACAGCacggtttcttttcttttcttcgggAATTTTATGTTGTCCATAATAGATTGTCACCTACCATTTTTGTTTGTGTTTGGGATGCTTTTAGTAACAAGAAGGCATCCAACATTCAGCCCTGTATGCATGAAGTCCTATGAAAATTAAACAGACACAATCATAAATATAGGAAAAAGTCCGGTTTACACTCTCCAACTATCGCAAaaatccgattttcaaccttcaactacgaaaccggacaacataggacatccaactgtcaaaatcgggcaaatttggccctggggtggttttgaaggtggtttttcattttatgagaattaaaaatattcaattttacattaaaaattttataagtaattcattttaagtcaaaaaattatgaaatgagtataaaattttttctaaaaatgtaacctatctattgtcacatgacttgtgagctatttagatctaaattttttatgttcataatattttgttgcttgcagttatgcctattatttttaataactaagattcaaatggattattaatagataggttacatttttagaaaaattttggtactagtttcatatttttctaatttaaagtgaattagttttgattttttagatctaattagatttatttaatttttttagaaaatgcaaaaccaccttcaaaatcaCACCAAGAGCCAAATTTGTccagttttgacagttggatggcctatcttgtccggttttgtagtttaatgttgaaaatcagacttttgtgatagttcgagggtgaaaattggacttttccCTAAATATAGTGTGCTGAACGAATGGGCTTAATTTTATCATAATTGTTCTCCAACTTTTACAAGGTTGGCATGCTGCTTTCATTTCATATACCTTGTTCTTCACCCCAACAATTTTGAGTCGATGCAGCATCTTCGATCATATCAGCACATTCTAGAGCCAAGTGCATCCGTTGGCATCTAGCAGGACAAGTCTGCATGGCACTACAGTGCAGGTCCACAGGCTCTTGTTTCTTTTCATGGCAGAAAACGAAGCTTATGCACCCATCACAAAAATTCCCTCCCATATATCCCAACGAGAGTACGAGACGAACTGACCGCTGTCCACAAAAAAATCCCCAGAGGATAACGTTGCAGCCCTGCCATATCGTGCCTGGCCAATCGCTGGCTGCCACGtggcgctgcggcggccgcaCCTGTCCTCCTGGCATTATCCACAGGTTTTGGCGCCACAAGTATATTGACTCGATCAGCTGGCAGTTGTGAGGCGCATCATCACAGAGGAAGAGCGAGCGGCAATCGAAGCAGCAGCAATGGCGGCCTCCATGATCTCGTCGTCAGCTCTGGTGGCGCCGGCCAGGGCCCAGGGCCTGCCGTCCctcggccgccgcgcctcctccttcgCCGTCGTCTGCGGCACCGGCAAGAAGATCAAGACCGACAAGCCCTTCGGGATTGGCGGTGGCCTCACCGTCGACGTCGATGCCTCCGGGAGGAAGGTCAAGGTgagttctttcttttctttctttctttctttctgacTTGAATGAATCCCAGTTTGGAACACAGTAATTTCTGAGAGGTTTTAGACTATATAGATTCAGTACCTGGATGACCATTGATAAGCTAGCTGAACTTTTTGCCTTTCTGATGGATGCAGGGCAAGGGCGTGTACCAGTTCGTCGACAAGTACGGCGCCAACGTCGACGGATACAGGTGAGCTAGCTATCAAGACACACACATCAGTCAATTCATCATGTAGATcccataaaaaaaatcatcatgcAGATAGCAGGCATGAAGATCTATATCCATGTGTTTCGTTCCATTGCTGTTTGGGAGCTATACAGTAGGATCATAGATCTTTCACAGCATGTAGCTGATTGGACGCTTATTATGTTTATTGTTTGCCAAACAATTTGCAGCCCAATCTACAAAGAGGAGGACTGGTCTCCCACC carries:
- the LOC120711719 gene encoding photosystem II 10 kDa polypeptide, chloroplastic-like, coding for MAASMISSSALVAPARAQGLPSLGRRASSFAVVCGTGKKIKTDKPFGIGGGLTVDVDASGRKVKGKGVYQFVDKYGANVDGYSPIYKEEDWSPTGDVYVGGTTGLLIWAVTLAGLLGGGALLVYNTSALAS